A region of Corynebacterium glucuronolyticum DSM 44120 DNA encodes the following proteins:
- a CDS encoding MBL fold metallo-hydrolase, with protein MSLTLHHVSVSSMDNNCYLLVEGSHGLLVDAAADAPALLDLATSAGCTITGVLTTHRHHDHVGALEEVLRETGATHYASALDAPALPCPVDVELNHGDTLEFEGHRFPVIILRGHTPGGAAIFAEIDGKQHLFVGDSLFPGGVGKTNSPAEFQQLLTDVTERLFDEYPDETIVHPGHGKPTTLGEERPHLGEWRERGW; from the coding sequence ATGAGTTTGACTTTGCACCACGTTTCTGTGTCTTCCATGGACAACAACTGCTACCTCCTGGTTGAGGGATCTCACGGTTTGCTTGTCGACGCCGCGGCCGATGCGCCGGCTCTTCTTGATCTCGCAACTTCCGCTGGATGCACCATCACGGGAGTGCTCACCACGCACCGCCATCACGACCACGTCGGTGCACTGGAAGAGGTGCTCCGCGAAACGGGAGCTACTCATTATGCGTCAGCATTGGATGCGCCCGCTCTCCCCTGCCCTGTGGATGTCGAACTCAACCATGGCGACACTCTGGAGTTTGAGGGGCACCGCTTCCCCGTCATAATTCTTCGTGGCCACACCCCCGGTGGCGCAGCAATTTTCGCCGAGATCGACGGCAAGCAGCACCTTTTCGTCGGGGATAGTCTCTTCCCCGGTGGCGTGGGAAAGACCAATTCGCCAGCGGAGTTTCAGCAGCTCCTTACCGATGTAACGGAGAGGCTTTTTGATGAGTACCCGGACGAAACCATTGTGCACCCCGGCCACGGAAAGCCCACAACGCTCGGTGAAGAACGACCTCATCTCGGTGAATGGCGAGAACGTGGCTGGTGA
- the uvrA gene encoding excinuclease ABC subunit UvrA produces the protein MADRLVVRGARENNLKGVNVDIPRDELVVFTGLSGSGKSSLAFDTIFAEGQRRYVESLSSYARMFLGQMDKPDVDFIEGLSPAVSIDQKSTNRNPRSTVGTITEIYDYLRLLYSRAGTAHCPECDAPIAKQTPQQIVDQILEQPERAKFQILAPVVKTRKGEHVELFESLAAQGFSRVIVDGDMHQLSDPPKLKKQIKHDIDVVVDRLQVKESQRQRLTDSVEQALALADGVVVADFIDSGEQLTFSEQMACPNGHQLDVEDLEPRAFSFNSPYGACPACDGLGFKQEVDLDLLVPNPDAPTNEAVHPWSSSPNSSYFRALVKGLGAALGFDPEQPYSELTKQQQKALIFGTKEKVSVRYKNRYGRMRNWTAPFEGAANFVHRKIDQAGTESSKDRLMAYMREVPCPTCKGARLRDEILAVRLASHEHGECSIAGLTDLSIDDALDFIRDLDLGVRERKIAEAILREIDARLKFLQDVGLNYLTLSRAAGTLSGGEAQRIRLATQIGSGLAGVLYVLDEPSIGLHQRDNHRLIETLKHLRDIGNTLIVVEHDEDTIREANYVVDIGPRAGVHGGEVVYQGSPEGLYACEESLTGQYLSGKKILPVPDARRPVDKHNMINVVKASENNLRGIDVSFPKGVLTCVTGVSGSGKSTLVNQILAKTLQNKLNRARQVPGYVKDVTGLENLDKLVQVDQSPIGRTPRSNPATYTGVFDKVRKLFAETNEAKVRGYKPGRFSFNVKGGRCEACQGDGTLKIEMNFLPDVYVPCEVCHGARYNRETLEVKYKGKNIAEVLDMPISEATEFFKNISSIHRYLNTLDEVGLGYVKLGQAATTLSGGEAQRVKLAAELQKRSMGRTVYILDEPTTGLHFDDISKLMLVINGLVDKGNTVIVIEHNLDVIKAADWIIDMGPEGGSGGGRVVAQGTPEDVAKVKGSYTGMYLKEMLAGTAKGAK, from the coding sequence GTGGCTGATCGGTTGGTTGTCCGCGGGGCGAGAGAAAATAACCTGAAGGGTGTAAACGTGGATATCCCGCGTGATGAGCTCGTCGTCTTTACCGGTTTGTCCGGATCCGGCAAATCCTCGCTCGCTTTCGATACCATCTTTGCTGAGGGGCAACGCCGGTACGTTGAGAGCCTCTCCAGTTACGCACGTATGTTCCTGGGACAGATGGACAAGCCAGACGTGGACTTCATTGAGGGGCTTTCGCCTGCCGTGTCTATCGACCAGAAGTCCACGAACCGCAACCCGCGTTCAACCGTCGGTACAATCACAGAAATTTACGATTACCTGCGTCTTCTCTATTCGCGTGCGGGCACCGCCCATTGCCCCGAGTGTGACGCTCCGATTGCCAAACAGACTCCCCAGCAGATCGTCGACCAGATTCTGGAGCAACCGGAACGAGCGAAATTCCAGATTCTTGCGCCTGTGGTTAAGACCCGCAAGGGCGAGCACGTCGAGCTCTTCGAAAGTCTTGCCGCGCAAGGTTTTTCCCGCGTCATCGTCGATGGCGACATGCACCAGCTTTCCGATCCACCGAAGTTAAAGAAGCAGATTAAGCACGATATTGATGTCGTGGTCGATCGACTTCAGGTGAAAGAGTCCCAAAGGCAGCGCCTCACCGATTCTGTGGAACAAGCACTAGCGCTTGCCGACGGCGTTGTCGTCGCTGACTTTATCGATTCCGGAGAGCAGCTCACCTTCTCTGAGCAAATGGCCTGTCCCAACGGCCACCAACTCGATGTCGAAGACCTGGAACCGCGTGCTTTCTCCTTCAACTCACCGTACGGTGCGTGTCCGGCCTGCGACGGTCTGGGGTTTAAGCAAGAAGTTGATCTCGACCTTTTGGTTCCTAACCCTGATGCGCCGACAAATGAGGCGGTGCACCCGTGGAGTTCTTCGCCGAATAGCTCCTACTTCCGGGCATTGGTTAAAGGGCTGGGCGCAGCCCTCGGCTTCGATCCCGAGCAGCCGTACAGCGAGTTAACGAAGCAGCAGCAAAAGGCTCTCATTTTCGGCACCAAGGAAAAGGTGAGCGTTCGATACAAGAACCGATACGGACGGATGCGAAATTGGACGGCTCCGTTTGAAGGCGCTGCCAATTTTGTTCACCGAAAGATTGACCAGGCTGGGACAGAGAGCTCCAAGGATCGTCTCATGGCCTACATGCGTGAGGTTCCCTGCCCCACGTGTAAGGGGGCCAGACTACGCGACGAGATTCTCGCCGTGCGCCTTGCTTCTCATGAACATGGTGAGTGCTCCATTGCGGGGCTGACGGATCTATCCATTGATGATGCCCTGGACTTTATCCGCGATCTTGACCTCGGGGTGCGGGAGCGCAAGATTGCAGAGGCGATCCTCCGGGAGATCGATGCCCGGCTTAAGTTCCTCCAGGATGTCGGACTTAATTACCTCACGCTGTCTCGAGCTGCCGGGACCTTGTCCGGTGGTGAGGCCCAACGTATCCGCCTGGCTACCCAGATTGGGTCGGGATTAGCAGGTGTTCTGTACGTGCTGGATGAGCCGTCTATCGGCCTTCATCAGCGCGACAATCATCGCCTAATTGAGACACTGAAGCATCTGCGAGACATCGGCAACACCCTGATCGTCGTTGAGCACGACGAGGATACGATCAGAGAAGCCAACTACGTGGTGGATATCGGACCGCGGGCCGGTGTCCACGGTGGCGAGGTGGTGTACCAGGGCTCGCCAGAGGGGCTTTACGCTTGCGAGGAATCGCTGACCGGACAATATTTGTCTGGTAAAAAGATCCTCCCTGTTCCGGATGCGCGGCGCCCTGTGGACAAGCACAACATGATTAATGTTGTGAAGGCGTCCGAAAACAACCTGAGGGGAATCGACGTGTCTTTCCCTAAAGGTGTGCTGACCTGCGTCACGGGTGTGAGTGGTTCGGGTAAATCTACTCTGGTCAACCAGATTTTGGCGAAGACTCTTCAAAATAAGCTCAACAGGGCGCGCCAGGTTCCCGGGTACGTGAAAGATGTGACGGGGCTGGAGAACCTGGACAAACTTGTACAGGTAGATCAATCCCCGATTGGGCGCACACCCCGCTCGAACCCGGCTACGTACACCGGCGTTTTTGACAAGGTGCGCAAGTTGTTTGCCGAGACGAATGAGGCGAAGGTACGAGGCTACAAGCCTGGGCGTTTCTCGTTCAATGTCAAGGGTGGGCGTTGTGAAGCATGTCAAGGCGATGGCACCCTGAAAATTGAGATGAACTTTCTGCCCGACGTCTATGTTCCCTGTGAGGTGTGCCATGGCGCACGCTACAACCGGGAGACGTTGGAGGTGAAGTACAAGGGCAAGAACATTGCCGAAGTATTGGATATGCCGATTTCTGAGGCCACCGAGTTCTTCAAGAACATCTCCTCCATTCATCGCTACCTCAATACCCTTGATGAGGTGGGGCTTGGTTACGTCAAGCTCGGTCAAGCGGCAACAACGCTGTCCGGAGGTGAAGCTCAGCGCGTGAAGCTTGCCGCAGAACTGCAAAAGAGGTCGATGGGGCGCACAGTATATATCCTCGATGAACCGACGACAGGTTTGCATTTCGATGACATTTCCAAGCTCATGCTTGTGATTAACGGGCTTGTGGATAAGGGCAATACCGTCATCGTCATTGAACATAACCTCGATGTAATCAAGGCTGCAGACTGGATTATTGATATGGGGCCTGAAGGCGGTTCAGGTGGCGGTCGCGTCGTTGCGCAGGGAACACCTGAGGACGTAGCCAAGGTCAAAGGCTCTTATACCGGCATGTACCTCAAAGAGATGCTCGCGGGCACGGCAAAGGGGGCAAAGTAA
- a CDS encoding cutinase family protein — translation MHRRLAVLLTAASVLAPATAVLTPDTAHAFPGCTPILVIQAAGTGYSNRAQTADPIPLYTSGWNPTDKLQQEFGVRNVAGFNVAYPASLGRINALTPGPVSSEAATYGESVLAGVETATAELTRLGRRCPSTKFFLVGYSQGASVIGNAAAEVAAGRVSHVKPEQIGGVVLVADPGRSPIIDKPTQDQADLAAKNGGVFAANGEIIVGGSTGVLPGRVGMTGARPTPFTGLEGTVISICDSNDMACSIHEGSLIRDVANFANRVDLPGLADDQTSKAIDSVRGQLEAGIPLDTALITAGLDWINILSITAALVEVASYLKIVVDHTRPDLNFAQLVALSLIAATPGLAAKGNTAEYLLPAAEGLASQVETLSPDAAAIITLATESTRLVFTAEEPFDAPGDGRASATRRDVSNLGQFIATQTGLSPLLEDPANANLIESMAVAGDFGFAHISYFDGHFKVGDRNGSDFADDWLAARAATILKTDSGSS, via the coding sequence ATGCACCGCCGTCTCGCCGTCTTACTAACAGCTGCCAGTGTTCTGGCACCAGCAACTGCAGTTCTCACACCGGACACCGCTCACGCTTTCCCTGGTTGCACACCCATCCTCGTCATACAGGCGGCAGGTACCGGATATTCGAACAGAGCTCAGACAGCGGACCCGATCCCCCTGTACACCAGCGGCTGGAATCCAACCGATAAGCTTCAGCAAGAATTTGGTGTTCGCAATGTTGCCGGGTTTAACGTTGCCTATCCAGCAAGTCTCGGGCGCATCAACGCATTAACGCCAGGGCCGGTAAGCTCCGAGGCCGCTACGTATGGGGAGTCAGTCTTGGCCGGTGTGGAGACGGCCACCGCCGAATTAACACGTCTTGGTCGACGCTGCCCCAGCACAAAATTCTTCCTGGTCGGGTATTCCCAAGGCGCATCAGTGATCGGAAATGCCGCCGCCGAGGTCGCAGCCGGTCGTGTTTCTCACGTCAAACCGGAACAAATCGGTGGCGTTGTCCTGGTCGCAGACCCCGGACGCTCACCTATCATCGACAAGCCGACACAGGACCAGGCGGACCTCGCCGCAAAGAACGGTGGCGTCTTTGCCGCCAACGGCGAAATCATCGTCGGCGGGTCCACCGGTGTCTTACCCGGTCGAGTCGGCATGACGGGCGCCCGTCCGACACCTTTTACTGGTCTCGAAGGCACAGTTATCTCCATCTGCGACAGCAACGACATGGCCTGCTCGATTCACGAGGGCTCGCTCATCCGCGATGTCGCAAACTTTGCCAATCGTGTCGATTTGCCAGGCCTCGCGGATGACCAAACTAGTAAAGCGATCGACAGTGTCAGGGGACAGCTCGAAGCTGGAATTCCCCTCGACACAGCCCTCATCACCGCAGGTCTGGACTGGATCAACATCCTCAGCATTACCGCCGCACTTGTGGAGGTAGCGAGCTATCTGAAGATCGTCGTTGACCACACACGCCCGGATCTTAACTTTGCGCAGCTAGTAGCGCTTTCTCTCATCGCTGCCACCCCCGGGTTGGCGGCTAAGGGAAATACGGCCGAGTACCTTCTGCCTGCAGCTGAAGGCCTGGCTTCCCAGGTAGAGACACTCTCCCCCGATGCTGCAGCCATCATCACGCTGGCAACCGAGTCAACGCGACTCGTATTCACCGCCGAGGAGCCATTCGACGCTCCCGGCGATGGCCGCGCGTCCGCTACCCGACGGGATGTGTCTAATTTAGGCCAATTCATTGCAACTCAGACCGGTCTCTCCCCGCTTTTGGAAGACCCAGCTAACGCGAACTTGATCGAATCGATGGCTGTCGCCGGAGATTTCGGGTTTGCCCATATCTCCTATTTCGATGGGCACTTCAAGGTTGGCGACCGCAACGGCTCTGACTTTGCAGATGACTGGCTAGCCGCGCGAGCTGCCACCATCCTCAAAACTGATAGCGGCAGTTCCTAG
- the infC gene encoding translation initiation factor IF-3, which translates to MSAEARINERIRVPEVRLIGPSGEQVGIVKVKDAQRLAYDADLDLVEVAPKAKPPVCKIMDYGKYKYEQAQKAREARKNQQQTVVKEQKLRPKIDDHDYETKKGNVVRFLEKGSKVKVTIMFRGREQSRPELGYRLLERLAEDVKDYGTVESRPKQDGRNMTMVLGPVRKGKK; encoded by the coding sequence ATCAGCGCTGAAGCTCGCATCAATGAGCGAATCCGAGTTCCCGAGGTCCGTCTAATCGGGCCTAGTGGTGAGCAGGTTGGCATCGTTAAGGTTAAGGATGCTCAACGGCTCGCGTACGACGCCGACCTTGATCTGGTCGAAGTCGCACCCAAGGCTAAGCCTCCCGTGTGCAAAATCATGGACTACGGGAAATACAAGTATGAGCAGGCACAGAAAGCTCGCGAGGCTCGGAAGAACCAGCAGCAGACTGTGGTCAAGGAGCAGAAGCTTCGTCCCAAGATCGATGATCACGATTACGAGACGAAGAAGGGCAATGTCGTCCGCTTCCTCGAGAAAGGCTCGAAGGTAAAGGTGACCATTATGTTCCGTGGTAGGGAGCAATCCCGTCCGGAGCTAGGTTATCGCCTGCTAGAGCGTCTCGCTGAGGACGTCAAGGACTACGGCACCGTCGAGTCCCGCCCGAAACAGGACGGCCGCAATATGACGATGGTTCTCGGTCCTGTCCGCAAGGGCAAGAAGTAA
- the rpmI gene encoding 50S ribosomal protein L35 gives MKQKTHKGMAKRVKISGKGKLRRERAGRRHLLESKPSKRTRRLKGTVDVAPADVKRVKRLLGKA, from the coding sequence ATGAAGCAGAAGACCCACAAGGGCATGGCTAAGCGTGTGAAGATTTCTGGCAAGGGCAAGCTCCGCCGTGAGCGTGCTGGCCGTCGCCACCTTCTTGAGAGCAAGCCTTCGAAGCGCACCCGCCGTCTCAAGGGCACCGTGGACGTTGCCCCGGCAGACGTCAAGCGCGTAAAGCGCCTTCTTGGCAAGGCATAA
- the rplT gene encoding 50S ribosomal protein L20 yields the protein MARVKRSVNAKKKRREILKSAKGYRGQRSRLYRKAKEQWLHSMTYAYRDRRKRKSQFRRLWITRINAAARMNGITYNRLIQGLRLAEIEVDRKILAELAVNDFAAFSAICEAAKNALPEDVNAPKNAA from the coding sequence ATGGCACGTGTGAAGCGTTCAGTTAACGCCAAGAAGAAGCGTCGCGAAATCCTCAAGTCCGCTAAGGGCTACCGTGGCCAGCGTTCCCGCCTGTACCGTAAGGCCAAGGAGCAGTGGCTGCACTCTATGACGTACGCTTACCGCGATCGTCGTAAGCGTAAGAGCCAGTTCCGTCGCCTGTGGATTACCCGTATCAACGCGGCTGCACGCATGAACGGCATTACCTACAACCGTCTCATCCAGGGCCTGCGCCTTGCTGAGATCGAGGTTGATCGCAAGATCCTCGCTGAGCTCGCCGTGAATGATTTCGCTGCGTTCTCCGCTATCTGCGAGGCTGCTAAGAACGCCCTCCCTGAGGACGTCAACGCCCCGAAGAACGCTGCTTAA
- a CDS encoding diacylglycerol kinase family protein, which translates to MTALPDDYAPEKRTIKRVGIITNPESGNRSQEATAAAAAEFVRHGVNVTSATGLDPDSTREIASWMIRDRHIDAIVVSGGDGLIHHVLQSQAGTDVPMGIIPAGTGNDFAHHYGLPRNPVKAARLIAAGKTQHADLGIHTTAEGVREYFATITCCGFDSRVNARTNRLSWPKGTPRYVLAVLLEALNFHGYPAKITLDHKHVLEQDLFTTVAVGITSSYGGGMKISPDADHTDGLLDITVIYGMSIPQALKTFPKIFRGEFSSQDGVNTYHAKHVRVELEGAPVFSDGDFVSDPPIEVDIAPAAGLFFVP; encoded by the coding sequence GTGACAGCTCTACCCGACGACTACGCACCCGAAAAGCGAACCATCAAGCGGGTCGGCATCATCACAAACCCTGAATCCGGGAACCGGTCACAGGAAGCGACGGCAGCGGCCGCAGCGGAGTTTGTCCGTCACGGTGTCAACGTAACGTCAGCAACTGGACTCGACCCCGACTCCACACGCGAGATCGCATCATGGATGATCCGAGATCGCCACATCGATGCGATTGTGGTGTCCGGTGGTGACGGACTCATCCACCATGTCTTGCAATCACAAGCTGGGACGGATGTCCCGATGGGTATTATCCCTGCGGGCACGGGCAACGACTTTGCGCACCATTACGGGTTACCACGAAACCCGGTCAAAGCAGCTCGTCTTATCGCTGCCGGAAAAACACAACACGCAGATCTTGGAATCCACACCACCGCCGAAGGCGTGCGCGAGTATTTTGCAACCATAACCTGTTGTGGCTTCGATTCACGTGTCAATGCCAGAACCAACCGGTTGTCATGGCCGAAAGGTACACCCCGGTACGTGTTGGCTGTGTTACTCGAAGCTCTCAATTTCCATGGATACCCCGCAAAGATCACTCTCGATCACAAGCATGTTTTGGAACAGGATCTTTTCACCACCGTCGCAGTGGGTATCACGAGTTCCTACGGGGGAGGCATGAAAATCAGTCCGGATGCTGACCACACCGACGGACTGCTGGATATCACCGTAATTTACGGGATGAGTATTCCACAAGCGCTCAAAACCTTCCCGAAAATCTTTCGCGGAGAATTCTCCAGCCAAGATGGCGTAAACACGTACCACGCCAAGCATGTCCGCGTTGAGCTCGAAGGCGCGCCTGTGTTTTCCGACGGGGACTTTGTGAGCGATCCTCCCATTGAAGTTGACATCGCTCCTGCGGCCGGGCTCTTTTTCGTCCCGTAG
- a CDS encoding TM2 domain-containing protein, producing the protein MSSPYSPDDFDRDGMPIKRKYGKKAGSSSMEQGRWQTPQNLPSFGEASFSSEPPRGNSPSWQQSAGQQWGDKTSPAPMNNPYGFSQDVSPISDKNWIVAALLLAFVGGLGVHNFYLGKTNYGIGQLVLNIAGWGLFVSILGIPFALVSWGILSVWLFIEFLILVINGGTDGYGRPMRP; encoded by the coding sequence ATGTCGTCTCCATATAGTCCGGATGACTTCGACCGCGATGGCATGCCTATAAAGCGTAAGTATGGCAAGAAAGCGGGCTCCTCATCTATGGAGCAGGGAAGGTGGCAGACTCCACAAAACCTGCCGAGTTTTGGCGAGGCATCCTTTTCCAGCGAGCCTCCACGTGGGAATTCACCGAGTTGGCAGCAATCTGCGGGGCAGCAGTGGGGCGACAAAACTTCTCCAGCTCCCATGAACAATCCCTACGGTTTTTCTCAGGACGTGTCACCTATCAGCGACAAGAATTGGATCGTCGCTGCGCTTCTTCTTGCATTCGTAGGTGGTCTGGGTGTGCACAACTTCTACCTGGGAAAGACTAACTACGGCATCGGTCAGTTAGTTCTGAATATCGCCGGTTGGGGGCTCTTCGTGAGCATCCTCGGAATCCCCTTTGCTCTTGTGAGCTGGGGTATTCTCTCAGTTTGGTTGTTCATCGAATTCCTCATCCTCGTCATCAACGGGGGCACCGATGGTTACGGGAGGCCGATGCGCCCGTGA